A portion of the Rhodopseudomonas sp. BAL398 genome contains these proteins:
- the trpA gene encoding tryptophan synthase subunit alpha — MTRIDTRFAALQQQGRAAFVTFVMAGDPDLETSLAIIKALPKAGADIIEIGMPFTDPMADGPAIQAAGLRALKAGTTLKKTLAMVRAFRDGDDATPIVLMGYYNPIYIYGVDKFLVDAKQAGVDGLIIVDLPPEEDIELCLPAMKAGLNFIRLATPTTDDQRLPAVLANTSGFVYYVSITGITGSGSADADEVGAAVARIKRHTDLPVCVGFGIRTPEAARAIARKANGAVVGSALIDALQQSLDADNRATPATVGAVADLVAALAAGVHGAKQAAE, encoded by the coding sequence ATGACCCGTATCGACACCCGTTTCGCCGCTCTGCAGCAGCAAGGCCGCGCCGCCTTTGTGACCTTCGTGATGGCGGGCGATCCCGATCTTGAGACGTCGCTTGCGATCATCAAGGCGCTGCCCAAGGCCGGCGCCGATATCATCGAGATCGGGATGCCGTTCACCGATCCGATGGCGGACGGGCCGGCGATCCAGGCGGCGGGCTTGCGCGCACTGAAGGCCGGCACCACGCTGAAGAAGACGCTGGCGATGGTGCGCGCGTTCCGCGACGGCGACGACGCCACGCCGATCGTGCTGATGGGCTATTACAATCCGATCTACATCTACGGCGTCGACAAATTCCTGGTCGATGCCAAGCAGGCCGGCGTCGATGGGTTGATCATCGTCGATCTGCCGCCCGAAGAAGACATCGAGCTGTGTCTGCCGGCGATGAAGGCCGGGCTGAATTTCATCCGCCTCGCCACGCCCACCACCGACGACCAGCGGCTGCCGGCGGTGCTCGCCAATACGTCGGGCTTTGTCTATTACGTCTCGATCACCGGGATTACCGGCTCCGGCAGCGCCGACGCCGACGAGGTCGGCGCCGCGGTCGCCCGGATCAAGCGCCATACCGATCTGCCGGTCTGCGTCGGCTTCGGCATCCGCACCCCGGAGGCGGCGCGCGCCATCGCCCGGAAGGCCAATGGCGCGGTGGTCGGCTCGGCGCTGATCGATGCGTTGCAGCAAAGCCTGGACGCCGACAATCGCGCCACCCCGGCGACCGTCGGCGCGGTCGCCGATCTGGTGGCCGCATTGGCTGCCGGGGTCCATGGCGCCAAACAGGCCGCCGAATAG
- a CDS encoding lysophospholipid acyltransferase family protein, translating to MATPAIVKSILRSDAFQTVVSIPMAIYYQIVLWTGRIDRPRPPIEGPYILAMWHGRLMMLSMLCVEQKPLIALISAHRDGRLISKLGVLFGIETVTGSSSKGGMRAVRELMRFASSGHCLFVTPDGPRGPRMHANDGILDLARLTGLPILPASVGAQRARVFNSWDRLFLPLPFSKFVVRWGEPIMVDPAEDRDAASARLAAALSAVQRDADLLSGRVPIEPA from the coding sequence ATGGCCACACCCGCAATCGTCAAAAGCATTCTGCGCTCGGATGCATTCCAGACTGTCGTCAGCATTCCGATGGCGATCTATTATCAGATCGTGCTCTGGACCGGGCGGATCGACCGGCCGCGGCCGCCGATCGAGGGGCCCTACATCCTGGCGATGTGGCATGGCCGCCTGATGATGCTGTCGATGCTGTGCGTGGAGCAAAAGCCGCTGATCGCGCTGATCAGCGCCCACCGCGACGGCCGCCTGATCAGCAAGCTCGGCGTGCTGTTCGGGATCGAGACCGTGACCGGCTCGAGTTCCAAGGGCGGGATGCGCGCGGTCCGCGAGCTGATGCGATTCGCCAGCTCCGGCCATTGCCTGTTCGTCACCCCGGACGGCCCGCGCGGGCCGCGGATGCATGCCAATGACGGCATCCTCGATCTGGCCCGGCTGACCGGGCTGCCGATCCTGCCGGCCAGTGTCGGTGCGCAACGCGCCAGGGTGTTCAACAGCTGGGACCGGCTGTTTCTGCCGCTGCCGTTTTCGAAATTCGTGGTTCGCTGGGGCGAGCCGATCATGGTCGACCCCGCCGAGGACCGCGACGCGGCCAGCGCCCGGCTCGCGGCGGCGCTGTCGGCGGTGCAGCGCGACGCCGATCTGCTGTCCGGCCGGGTGCCGATCGAGCCGGCCTGA
- a CDS encoding lipopolysaccharide assembly protein LapA domain-containing protein: MYKFFMALVLVPLGLILIVFAVANRHLVTVAFDPLNLGDTPGSVTLPLFALVIGVAILGVLAGGIATWIRQRHWRRDARRHAADAAEARAQLADLRASIATPARSESPRLLGRDSASERDKAGATL; this comes from the coding sequence ATGTATAAATTCTTCATGGCCTTGGTGCTGGTGCCGCTCGGACTCATCCTGATCGTGTTTGCGGTCGCCAATCGACACCTGGTCACCGTGGCGTTCGACCCGCTCAATCTCGGCGATACGCCCGGAAGCGTCACCCTGCCGCTATTCGCTTTGGTGATCGGGGTGGCCATCCTCGGCGTGCTGGCAGGCGGCATCGCGACCTGGATCAGGCAGCGGCATTGGCGCCGCGACGCCAGACGGCATGCGGCCGATGCGGCCGAGGCGCGGGCGCAGCTGGCCGATCTGCGCGCCAGCATCGCCACGCCGGCGAGAAGCGAGTCGCCGCGGCTGCTCGGGCGGGATTCCGCAAGCGAGCGCGACAAGGCCGGCGCGACGTTGTAA
- a CDS encoding phosphoribosylanthranilate isomerase: MPVVVKICGLSTRDTLDAALDAGADMVGFVFFPASPRHLGLERARELGRQARGRAAIVALSVDPDDALLTDIIDALAPDLLQLHGAESAARVGDIKQKFRLPVMKAIAVATAADLAVMPRYAAVADRILFDARPPKGATRPGGLGAVFDWKLLRDLDLQAPFMVSGGVNASNVAEALRVTRAGGVDVSSGVETAPGVKDPELIRAFLRAARASQELMM, from the coding sequence ATGCCTGTCGTCGTCAAAATCTGCGGCTTGTCGACCCGAGACACGCTCGACGCTGCGCTGGACGCCGGCGCCGACATGGTGGGTTTTGTGTTCTTTCCCGCGTCGCCGCGACATCTCGGCCTTGAGCGCGCGCGCGAGCTGGGCCGGCAGGCGCGTGGCCGCGCCGCCATCGTGGCCTTGAGCGTCGATCCCGACGACGCGCTGCTCACCGACATCATCGATGCGTTGGCACCCGACCTGCTGCAATTGCACGGCGCCGAGAGCGCCGCGCGGGTCGGCGACATCAAGCAAAAATTCCGGCTGCCGGTGATGAAGGCGATCGCCGTGGCGACGGCGGCCGATCTTGCCGTAATGCCGCGCTATGCGGCGGTTGCCGACCGCATCCTGTTCGACGCGCGACCGCCGAAGGGGGCGACCCGGCCGGGCGGGCTCGGCGCGGTGTTCGACTGGAAATTGCTGCGCGACCTCGATCTGCAAGCGCCTTTTATGGTATCTGGCGGCGTCAATGCCTCCAATGTCGCCGAGGCGCTGCGGGTGACCCGCGCTGGCGGCGTCGATGTGTCCTCGGGCGTCGAGACGGCGCCGGGGGTGAAAGATCCCGAATTGATCCGCGCCTTCCTCCGCGCCGCGCGCGCCAGCCAAGAATTGATGATGTGA
- the trpB gene encoding tryptophan synthase subunit beta, whose amino-acid sequence MNSALPNSFRSGPDDRGHFGIFGGRFVAETLMPLILDLEKAYTDAKADPAFQAEMDGHLKDYVGRPSPLYFAERLTAHLGGAKIYFKREELNHTGSHKVNNVLGQIMVARRMGKKRIIAETGAGQHGVATATLCARFGLECIVFMGAVDVERQQPNVIRMEMLGAKVVPVQAGARTLKDAMNEAMRDWVTNVSDTFYCIGTVAGPHPYPMMVRDFQSIIGTETKAQMLAAEGRLPDSLIACIGGGSNAMGLFHPFLDDPSVKIFGVEAAGHGLTQLHAASIAGGRPGVLHGNRTYLLMDEDGQIQEGHSISAGLDYPGIGPEHSWLHETGRVTYLSATDDEALAAFQLLSRLEGIIPALEPAHAIAKVMELAPTLPKDHLMVVNLSGRGDKDIPQVAEILKGGKT is encoded by the coding sequence ATGAATTCAGCTTTGCCCAATTCCTTTCGCTCCGGCCCCGACGACCGCGGCCATTTCGGCATTTTCGGCGGCCGCTTCGTCGCCGAGACGCTGATGCCGCTGATCCTCGATCTGGAAAAGGCCTATACGGACGCCAAGGCGGATCCGGCGTTTCAGGCCGAGATGGACGGCCATCTCAAGGACTATGTCGGCCGGCCGTCGCCGCTGTACTTCGCCGAACGTCTCACCGCGCATCTCGGCGGCGCCAAGATCTATTTCAAGCGCGAGGAGCTCAATCACACCGGCTCCCACAAGGTCAACAATGTGCTGGGCCAGATCATGGTGGCGCGGCGGATGGGCAAGAAGCGCATCATCGCCGAGACCGGCGCCGGCCAGCACGGCGTCGCCACCGCGACGCTGTGCGCGCGGTTCGGGCTCGAATGCATCGTCTTCATGGGCGCGGTCGATGTCGAGCGGCAGCAGCCCAATGTGATCCGCATGGAAATGCTCGGCGCCAAGGTGGTGCCGGTGCAGGCCGGCGCGCGCACGCTGAAGGACGCGATGAACGAGGCGATGCGCGACTGGGTCACCAATGTCAGCGATACCTTCTATTGCATCGGCACGGTGGCGGGGCCGCATCCCTATCCGATGATGGTGCGCGACTTCCAGTCGATCATCGGCACCGAGACCAAGGCGCAGATGCTGGCGGCCGAAGGCCGGCTGCCGGATTCGCTGATCGCCTGCATCGGCGGCGGCTCCAATGCGATGGGGCTGTTTCATCCTTTTCTCGACGATCCGTCGGTCAAGATCTTCGGCGTCGAGGCCGCTGGCCATGGCCTGACCCAGCTGCACGCCGCCTCGATCGCCGGCGGCCGCCCCGGCGTGCTGCACGGCAACCGCACCTATCTGCTGATGGATGAAGACGGCCAGATCCAGGAAGGCCATTCGATCTCGGCCGGCCTCGATTATCCCGGCATCGGGCCGGAGCATTCCTGGCTGCACGAAACCGGCCGCGTCACTTATCTGTCCGCCACCGACGACGAAGCGCTGGCCGCGTTCCAGCTGCTGTCGCGGCTCGAAGGCATCATCCCGGCGCTGGAGCCGGCGCATGCCATCGCCAAGGTGATGGAGCTGGCGCCGACCCTGCCGAAGGATCACCTGATGGTCGTCAACCTCTCCGGCCGCGGCGACAAGGACATCCCGCAAGTCGCGGAGATTTTGAAGGGCGGCAAGACGTGA
- the rpsA gene encoding 30S ribosomal protein S1, whose translation MASTASYNPSRDDFAAMLDESFAGGNLQESSVIKGIVVAIEKDMAVIDVGLKTEGRVALREFAAPGKDSELKVGDEVEVFLDRIENALGEAVLSRDKARREESWGKLEKAFNNNEKVHGVIFNQVKGGFTVDLDGAVAFLPRSQVDIRPIRDVAPLMNNSQPFQILKMDRRRGNIVVSRRTVLEETRAEQRQELVQNLEEGQVIDGVVKNITDYGAFVDLGGIDGLLHVTDIAWRRVNHPTEVLTIGQTVKVKIIKINHETHRISLGMKQLLDDPWQGIEAKYPLNARFTGRVTNITDYGAFVELEPGIEGLIHVSEMSWTKKNMHPGKIVSTSQEVEVQVLEVDSVKRRISLGLKQTMRNPWEVFVEKYPVGATVEGEVKNKTEFGLFLGLDGEVDGMVHLSDLDWKQPGEQVIDNFKKGDMVKAIVLDVDVEKERISLGVKQLEGDPFAEPGDVKKGAIVTCEVLDVKEGGIDVQIIGTDFATFIKRSELARERSDQRAERFAVGEKVDARVIQFDKKARKVQVSIKALEVAEEKEAIAQYGSSDSGATLGDILGTALKQRDK comes from the coding sequence ATGGCTTCGACTGCTTCCTATAATCCTTCCCGCGACGATTTTGCCGCGATGCTCGACGAGTCCTTCGCCGGCGGCAATCTGCAGGAAAGCTCTGTCATCAAGGGCATTGTTGTTGCGATTGAAAAGGACATGGCCGTCATCGACGTCGGCCTGAAGACCGAAGGCCGCGTCGCATTGCGCGAATTCGCAGCCCCCGGCAAAGACAGCGAACTCAAGGTCGGCGACGAGGTCGAAGTGTTTCTCGACCGGATCGAGAATGCGCTCGGCGAAGCCGTGCTGTCGCGCGACAAGGCGCGCCGCGAGGAAAGCTGGGGCAAGCTCGAAAAGGCCTTCAACAACAACGAGAAGGTCCACGGCGTCATCTTCAACCAGGTCAAGGGCGGCTTCACCGTCGATCTGGATGGCGCAGTCGCCTTCCTGCCCCGCTCCCAGGTCGATATCCGCCCGATCCGCGACGTCGCGCCTTTGATGAACAATTCGCAGCCGTTCCAGATTCTCAAGATGGATCGCCGCCGGGGCAACATCGTGGTGTCGCGCCGTACGGTTCTCGAAGAGACCCGCGCCGAGCAGCGCCAGGAACTGGTGCAGAACCTCGAAGAGGGTCAGGTCATTGACGGCGTGGTCAAGAACATCACCGATTACGGTGCGTTCGTGGATCTCGGCGGCATCGACGGCCTGCTGCACGTCACCGATATCGCCTGGCGCCGGGTCAATCACCCGACCGAGGTGCTGACCATCGGCCAGACCGTCAAGGTCAAGATCATCAAGATCAACCACGAGACCCACCGCATTTCGCTCGGCATGAAGCAGTTGCTGGACGATCCGTGGCAGGGCATCGAGGCCAAGTACCCGCTGAACGCGCGCTTCACCGGCCGCGTCACCAACATCACCGACTACGGCGCGTTCGTCGAGCTGGAGCCGGGCATCGAAGGCCTGATCCACGTCTCGGAGATGTCGTGGACCAAGAAGAACATGCACCCCGGCAAGATCGTTTCGACCTCGCAGGAAGTCGAAGTGCAGGTTCTCGAGGTCGATTCGGTCAAGCGCCGCATTTCGCTCGGTCTCAAGCAGACCATGCGCAATCCGTGGGAAGTGTTCGTCGAGAAGTATCCGGTCGGCGCCACCGTCGAGGGCGAAGTCAAGAACAAGACCGAATTCGGCCTGTTCCTGGGCCTCGACGGCGAAGTCGACGGCATGGTCCATCTGTCCGACCTCGACTGGAAACAGCCGGGCGAGCAGGTGATCGACAACTTCAAGAAGGGCGACATGGTCAAGGCCATCGTCCTCGATGTCGATGTCGAGAAGGAGCGTATCTCGCTCGGCGTCAAGCAGCTCGAAGGCGACCCCTTCGCCGAGCCGGGCGACGTCAAGAAGGGCGCGATCGTGACCTGCGAAGTGCTCGACGTGAAGGAAGGCGGCATCGATGTGCAGATCATCGGCACCGACTTCGCCACCTTCATCAAGCGCTCCGAACTGGCGCGTGAGCGTTCCGATCAGCGCGCCGAACGTTTCGCCGTCGGCGAAAAGGTCGATGCGCGGGTGATCCAGTTCGACAAGAAGGCCCGCAAGGTCCAGGTCTCGATCAAGGCTCTGGAAGTCGCCGAAGAGAAGGAAGCCATCGCGCAATACGGCTCCTCCGATTCGGGGGCGACCTTGGGCGACATTCTCGGCACCGCGCTGAAGCAGCGCGACAAGTAA
- the accD gene encoding acetyl-CoA carboxylase, carboxyltransferase subunit beta, with translation MNWLTNVVRPKIRNILRRDTPENLWIKCPDTGQLVFYKDVEQNQFVIPGSNYHMRMGATARLKSIFDHETWFDVALPEVTADPLKFRDERKYVDRIKDARTKTGAHDAIRVGYGKLEGLGVVAAVQDFDFMGGSLGMAAGEAIVRGLELAVEKQSPFIMFAASGGARMQEGILSLMQMPRTTVGVQMLREAKLPYIVVLTNPTTGGVTASYAMLGDVQIAEPGALIGFAGARVIEQTIREKLPDGFQRAEYLKDHGMIDMVVHRHDLRPTLARLCRILTKTPLEQVVVAAPVEPAAPEPVVEPAEIASPETEAEPVVAPAAPQA, from the coding sequence ATGAACTGGTTGACCAACGTCGTACGTCCGAAGATCCGCAACATCCTGCGTCGCGATACGCCGGAGAATCTGTGGATCAAATGCCCCGATACCGGGCAATTGGTGTTCTACAAGGACGTCGAGCAGAACCAGTTCGTCATCCCCGGCTCGAATTATCACATGCGGATGGGCGCCACCGCGCGGCTCAAATCGATCTTCGACCACGAGACCTGGTTCGACGTCGCGCTGCCCGAGGTCACCGCCGATCCGCTGAAATTCCGCGACGAGCGCAAATATGTCGACCGGATCAAGGACGCCCGCACCAAGACCGGCGCCCATGATGCGATCCGGGTCGGCTATGGCAAGCTCGAAGGTCTCGGCGTCGTCGCCGCGGTGCAGGATTTCGATTTCATGGGCGGCTCGCTCGGCATGGCCGCCGGTGAGGCGATCGTGCGCGGTCTCGAACTGGCGGTGGAGAAACAATCGCCCTTCATCATGTTCGCCGCCTCCGGCGGCGCGCGGATGCAGGAAGGCATTTTGTCCCTGATGCAGATGCCGCGTACCACGGTCGGCGTGCAGATGCTGCGCGAGGCCAAGCTGCCCTATATCGTGGTGCTGACCAACCCGACCACCGGCGGCGTCACCGCGTCCTACGCCATGCTGGGCGACGTGCAGATCGCCGAGCCCGGCGCGCTGATCGGCTTTGCCGGCGCGCGGGTGATCGAGCAGACCATCCGGGAGAAACTCCCCGACGGGTTTCAGCGCGCCGAGTACCTCAAAGACCACGGCATGATCGACATGGTGGTGCACCGCCATGACCTGCGCCCGACGCTGGCGCGGCTGTGCCGGATCCTGACCAAGACGCCGCTCGAGCAGGTCGTCGTCGCGGCCCCGGTCGAACCGGCCGCTCCCGAACCCGTTGTCGAGCCGGCCGAGATCGCTTCCCCCGAAACCGAGGCCGAGCCCGTGGTGGCGCCGGCCGCGCCGCAGGCGTGA
- a CDS encoding bifunctional folylpolyglutamate synthase/dihydrofolate synthase — MSEGAAPAATLAALRARLAKLHPNRIDLGLERMQALMQRLDRPERSLPPVIHVAGTNGKGSTIAYLRAILEAAGLRVHVYTSPWLVRPNECIRLAGKLVGDDQLIAALAHCERLNAGEPITLFEIETAGAFDLFARNPADVLLLEVGLGGRLDATNVLERPAACVLAPIGIDHTEFLGSTLAEIAAEKAGIIKRDVPVICAEQAPEAMAVIEQQARRMRAPLHASGQQWHVGIEHGRLVYQDERGLMDLAAPRLFGRHQVDNAGLAIATMRALDGFNIGQAAYEAGMVGAEWPARMQRLSAGRLIAQAPPGSEIWLDGGHNADGGRVAAAALGDLEERVSRPLVVITGMMANKDAAGFLSNFAGLTRHIIAVPIPDRADAMPPERLTDAARALGMRVELADDIDTALRKLAALAYEVPPRILIAGSLYLAGHVLEINGTPPT, encoded by the coding sequence GTGAGCGAAGGCGCAGCTCCCGCCGCGACGCTCGCCGCACTGCGGGCGCGGCTGGCGAAGCTGCATCCCAACCGCATCGATCTCGGCCTGGAGCGGATGCAGGCTCTGATGCAGCGGCTCGATCGTCCCGAGCGCAGCCTGCCACCGGTGATCCATGTCGCCGGCACCAATGGCAAGGGCTCGACTATCGCCTATCTGCGCGCGATCCTCGAAGCCGCGGGATTGCGCGTCCACGTCTATACCTCGCCCTGGCTGGTGCGGCCCAATGAATGCATCCGGCTGGCCGGCAAATTGGTCGGCGACGATCAGCTGATCGCGGCGCTGGCGCATTGCGAACGGCTCAATGCCGGCGAGCCGATCACGCTGTTCGAGATCGAGACCGCCGGGGCGTTCGATCTGTTCGCGCGCAACCCGGCCGATGTGCTGCTGCTGGAAGTCGGTCTCGGCGGCCGGCTCGACGCCACCAATGTGCTCGAGCGGCCCGCGGCCTGCGTGCTGGCGCCGATCGGGATCGATCACACGGAATTTCTAGGCAGCACGCTGGCCGAGATCGCCGCCGAGAAGGCCGGCATCATCAAGCGCGACGTCCCGGTGATCTGCGCCGAGCAAGCGCCCGAGGCGATGGCAGTGATCGAGCAGCAGGCGCGGCGGATGCGCGCGCCGCTGCATGCCAGCGGTCAGCAATGGCATGTCGGTATCGAGCACGGCCGGCTGGTCTATCAGGACGAGCGCGGATTGATGGATCTGGCCGCGCCCAGATTGTTCGGCCGGCATCAGGTCGACAATGCCGGCTTGGCGATCGCCACGATGCGCGCGCTCGACGGTTTCAATATTGGCCAGGCCGCCTATGAGGCCGGCATGGTCGGCGCCGAATGGCCGGCGCGGATGCAGCGGCTGTCGGCGGGTCGGCTGATCGCGCAGGCGCCGCCGGGCAGCGAGATCTGGCTCGACGGCGGCCACAATGCCGATGGCGGCCGGGTCGCAGCGGCCGCGCTGGGCGATCTCGAGGAGCGGGTGTCGCGGCCGCTGGTGGTGATCACTGGCATGATGGCCAACAAGGACGCCGCGGGATTCTTAAGCAATTTCGCCGGTCTCACCCGCCACATCATCGCGGTGCCGATCCCCGATCGCGCCGACGCGATGCCGCCGGAGCGGCTCACGGACGCCGCGCGCGCGCTCGGGATGCGGGTCGAACTCGCCGACGATATCGACACGGCGTTGCGCAAGCTCGCCGCGCTTGCTTACGAGGTGCCGCCGCGTATCCTGATCGCTGGGTCGTTGTACCTGGCCGGCCATGTGCTGGAGATTAACGGTACGCCGCCGACCTGA
- the cmk gene encoding (d)CMP kinase, giving the protein MIIAIDGPAASGKGTLGRLLADHYGFRHLDTGVIYRAVAKALLDRGADLTDEPCAVEVAMTLSPETFGDPALKSQIVGEAASVVSAIPRVREALVAFQRQFAMEAPGAVLDGRDIGTVICPHADVKIFVVADPQIRARRRALEAKGRGEDADEAQILADILKRDERDRNRAVAPLKPASDAHLLDNSHLDIEGGVRAAIDIVEAVRAGRLRV; this is encoded by the coding sequence ATGATCATCGCCATCGACGGACCGGCCGCCTCCGGCAAGGGCACGCTCGGCAGGCTGCTCGCGGACCATTACGGCTTTCGTCACCTCGATACCGGGGTGATCTACCGTGCGGTCGCCAAGGCGCTGCTCGATCGCGGCGCCGATCTGACCGACGAGCCCTGTGCGGTCGAGGTCGCGATGACGCTCTCCCCGGAGACATTCGGCGATCCGGCGCTGAAATCGCAGATCGTCGGCGAGGCCGCCTCGGTGGTGTCGGCGATCCCGCGAGTGCGCGAGGCGCTGGTTGCGTTCCAACGCCAATTTGCCATGGAGGCGCCCGGCGCGGTGCTGGACGGTCGCGACATCGGAACCGTGATCTGTCCACATGCCGATGTGAAGATCTTCGTCGTGGCCGATCCGCAGATCCGCGCCCGGCGCCGAGCGCTGGAAGCCAAGGGGCGCGGCGAGGACGCCGACGAGGCGCAGATTCTCGCCGATATCCTCAAGCGCGACGAACGCGACCGCAACCGCGCCGTCGCACCGCTGAAGCCTGCTTCGGATGCGCACTTGCTCGACAACTCGCATTTGGATATAGAAGGTGGCGTCCGGGCCGCCATCGACATTGTCGAGGCTGTTCGAGCGGGCCGGCTGCGGGTTTGA
- the sppA gene encoding signal peptide peptidase SppA, whose protein sequence is MSFDSDLIVDRRRMRRKLTFWRVVAVLVAIAAVVGIGASMTSSGPGMLASSSIARIHINGLIRSDSDRVEALERLGKSSAAAVVVHINSPGGTTAGSEQLYDALVRLKAKKPVVVVVEGLAASGGYIAALASDHIVAQQSSLVGSIGVLFQFPNFTGLLKTVGVQVEEVKSSPLKAAPNGFEPTSPEARAALESLVKDSYAWFRGLVQQRRGMDDAQLNAVADGRVFTGRQAAGLKLIDQLGDEKTAVAWLVAEKKVQSDLPVRDYKLEPRFGDLTFLRATASIAFDALGLGTVARRIEQAGMQSVGRLGMDGMLALWRPEAAN, encoded by the coding sequence ATGTCGTTTGATTCCGATCTGATCGTCGATCGCCGCAGGATGCGTCGCAAGCTGACCTTCTGGCGCGTCGTCGCGGTGCTGGTGGCGATCGCCGCCGTGGTCGGGATCGGGGCGTCGATGACGTCGTCGGGACCCGGCATGCTGGCGTCGAGCTCGATCGCGCGGATTCATATCAACGGATTGATCCGCAGCGATTCCGATCGGGTCGAGGCGCTGGAGCGGCTGGGGAAATCCTCGGCGGCGGCGGTGGTCGTGCACATCAATTCGCCCGGCGGCACCACCGCCGGTTCCGAGCAGCTCTATGACGCGCTGGTTCGGCTGAAGGCGAAGAAGCCGGTGGTGGTGGTGGTCGAGGGCCTGGCGGCCTCGGGCGGCTACATCGCCGCGCTGGCGTCGGATCATATCGTCGCGCAGCAGAGCTCGCTGGTCGGGTCGATCGGCGTGCTGTTCCAGTTTCCGAATTTCACCGGGTTGCTGAAGACCGTCGGCGTCCAGGTCGAGGAAGTGAAATCGTCGCCCCTGAAGGCGGCGCCCAATGGCTTTGAGCCGACCAGTCCCGAAGCCCGCGCCGCGCTGGAATCGCTGGTGAAGGATTCCTACGCCTGGTTTCGCGGGTTGGTGCAGCAGCGCCGCGGCATGGACGACGCCCAGCTCAATGCCGTCGCTGACGGCCGGGTGTTCACTGGCCGGCAGGCGGCCGGGCTGAAGCTGATCGACCAGCTCGGCGACGAGAAGACCGCGGTGGCCTGGCTGGTCGCGGAGAAGAAGGTGCAGAGCGATCTGCCGGTGCGCGACTACAAGCTGGAGCCGCGCTTTGGCGATCTGACGTTTCTGCGCGCCACGGCATCGATCGCATTCGATGCGCTCGGCCTCGGCACGGTGGCGCGGCGGATCGAGCAGGCTGGAATGCAGTCTGTCGGCCGTCTCGGCATGGACGGGATGCTGGCCCTATGGCGTCCCGAAGCGGCCAACTGA
- a CDS encoding integration host factor subunit beta, translated as MIKSELVQRIAEHNPHLYQRDVENIVNAILDEIVAALARGDRVELRGFGAFSVKHRPARAGRNPRTGAHVPVDQKSVPFFKTGKEMRERLNREQSAADAGA; from the coding sequence ATGATCAAATCAGAACTCGTTCAGCGCATCGCCGAGCACAACCCGCATCTGTATCAGCGGGACGTGGAGAATATCGTCAATGCGATTCTCGACGAGATCGTCGCGGCGCTGGCGCGGGGCGACCGGGTTGAACTGCGCGGCTTCGGCGCGTTCTCGGTGAAGCATCGGCCCGCGCGCGCCGGCCGCAATCCGCGCACCGGCGCTCATGTGCCGGTCGACCAGAAGAGCGTGCCGTTCTTCAAGACCGGCAAGGAAATGCGCGAACGGCTGAACCGCGAGCAGAGCGCCGCAGACGCCGGCGCTTAG